The genomic window AGCGCCGTCACCGTGGAAGGCGTGAGAAGCCATCAACTGGCCTTCCAGGATTTTGCCGACGCCAATGGAGGCACGCGCGCTGCCACGACCGTGGGCTACGACGCATCAGCCACCTATGTTGCGCAAATGATGCTGGACGCCGGTTATGATGTCTCGATAGAACCCTTTGACTTTCCATATTTCGAGGAGTTTTCGCCTGCAAAACTGGAGCAGACAGCACCTGTCCCCAGGGTATACCCCTATGCCGATATCAGTGGTTTTGTCACCATGACGTATTCCGGTGGCGGTAACGTAACGGCAACGGCCACAGGCGTTGATCTGCAATTGCCACCCGGCGCTGATGCCAACAATTCAACAAGTGGCTGTGAAGCGACAGATTTCGCCGGCTTCCCTGTTGGGAATATTGCAGTGATTCAGCGGGGCAGCTGCAGCTTTCAGCTAAAGGCACTCAATGCCGAAAACGCCGGTGCAGTTGGGGTCGTGATATTTAATGAAGGTCAGCCAGGGCGAACAGACGCCTTCAACGGTACCCTGTCAGACCCTGTGGTTGGCATACCTGTCGTGGGCGCCGCCTTCTCCGTGGGGGAGGACCTTGCTGCCGGAGGCGTGATGGCTAAACTCAGCGTCGACGCCGTATCTGAGATTCGTACCACTGATAATGTAATTGCCGAAACCCTGGGTGGCCGGGATGACCGAGTTGTTGTAGTCGGTGCCCACCTGGACTCTGTACCCGAAGGCCCTGGTATTCAGGATAATGGCAGCGGCTCGGCGGCGATCCTCGAGATTGCACTGCAGATGGCGGCCATGACCACAGAACCTCGTAACAAGGTTCGCTTTGCCTGGTGGGGCGCTGAAGAGTCCGGACTACAGGGTTCACAGGCCTACGTCGACGGATTGACACCGCGCGAGATCAAGAACATTGCGTTGAATCTCAATTTCGACATGATAGGTTCGCCCAATTTCGTGCGCTTTGTATACGACGGCGACGGATCGGCCACCGAAGCCGCAGGCCCGAACGGCTCGAGCAATATCGAACAGGTATTCCTCGACTACTTTGCCGCCCAGGCTCTGCCGGTCGAGGCCACCGCTTTCGACGGCCGCTCCGATTATGGACCCTTCATTGCCGCCGGCATACCCGCAGGAGGCCTCTTCACTGGCGCCGAAGATATCAAATCCGAAGAAGAAGCCGCACTATACGGCGGTATCGCCGGGGAGCAGTACGATCCCTGCTATCACCTGGCCTGCGATACCTATGACAACATCAGCCTGCAAGCGCTGGATCAAATGTCCGATGCCGCTGCCCACGCGATCTACACCTTCGCGATGACCACGTCCTCGATCAATGGTACCGACAAGGGCTCTGACAAGGCTAAAAAGGCAGCCGAAGCCCTTGAGTATCTTGGCAACAAACTGCGTCGATAACACACCACTGCGAGACAGGCTGCTAGTGTACTGCTTCGCCCTAATGGGTGCTTATAGAGCCCGCCAATGCGTGTCCGGCAAGGCGCCGTTCGCCGGTAATAGTGGGGCTCTTGCCAAGAGCGGCAACACAGCAGGGCGCGCATTGGCGCGCTCCCTGCGGGCGAGCCGCCAGAAGGCCGTCCGCGGTGTTGCATTTCCTCGACATAGGCCCACTATGCCTTCGAAAATGCGCCGCTAAAAGCGCCTCTAAGAGCGAAGCAGTACACTAGGGCCTCCCTGTCACTTATGCCCCTCAGTCGATTAGTTTAAGCCCGGAAGGCAGTTTTTCACCGAAGATAAGCTGAGTTTCGGCATCGTTGAGTTCACGGGCCTCGGCCACCAGCTCAATCCAGAGCGCCGGGGCTTTGGCCTCCTGCAGTTTTGCGATCACTCTTTGTCGGTCGTCCGGCTCCAGCTCGCGGCTGCGATCACCGCTCATGCGCGCCAGCATCACGGCGGCAAAGGCGATCTGCTGGTTTTTCTTCCAGTCTTCTTTTAAAAGACGCTGCAACCAGGTCGTCGCCACCTCCGCCGGGATAACGTTATGGGCGCTGCGGTGAAACAGCACTCGCGCACCTATACGCCCCAACGCCCACCAGCTGGTCCCAGGCTCACCTTTTTTCTCCAGCCGTTTGAGCAGCCAGTTGCCGATCTGAATTTTGGTGTCCACCGGCAGGCGCTCAAGCCCTGCCACCAGCTGCACCATATCGTCATAACTGCGGGTCTGGAGTTCGGCCAGCAACTTGCGATTGCGCAGCACCGCAGGGTCAAGGTAGCGGGCCATGTCATCGAACAGCTGCTGTTGCTGCTGCTGATCCAGACCACCGGCGGCGCGGCGCCAGAACACCCACCAGTTGCTCCAGGCCGGATTGCCCTTGTCGAACTGCAGGCCCTGGTCATACAGCTGCCAGGCCTGCTGAATGCGCCAGTCGTCCAGCGGATAGCCGAATCCCGGGCGCAGGCCGTAGCCGGCCAGGTTAAACCAGACGCGCTCATGGGCTTCGGAGCGGCGACGCTTCGCCTGGCCTTCAAGCACGCTATCGAACAGGGCGCGCAGCAGCGGCGTGCTCCAGCTGTCGCGCTTGCCGAGCAACTTGTCCAGATCGTTGCGCAGGGTTTTGACCGCCTTGGGGTCGAACTCTTTGTTGCTCTGGCCAAATACGCCCTCGATCAGCGCCCTGGCCGCCTCAAAGCCCGCTGGCAGCTCGGCCAGCGCGCTCTTGCCGGCACGCTGGCGTGCAAGGTCGCGCCTGATCTGGAACTCGACATTCCAGCGCTGGCGACTGTCGGCCAGAGCGACGCATTCGATCTTCAGGGTGCCGACCTCGGTCAGGCGGGTCACCAGTTCGACTTCGACCTCGTCGACCGCCTGCTTGCCCGCGGCCTTATCGTGCTCGAGCGCAGCCATCAGCGGCGGCAGATCAACGAAGCTGTCATCCGTCAGCCCGACCAGCTCGCCCGCTTTAAATGCGGTATCGGCACTGGAGGAGAGCAAATGAAAGCGCACCGGCTGACCGAGGCGCAGCGCAAAGCGACGCTCGCTGAGCACGATTTCCTGCCCTTCTTCAGCCCCCCTTGGCAACAGACAGACCCCCTGCGGGGATTCGGCAGCACCACTCTGAGCATCATCCAGGCGCATAAAATAACTGCGCGCCGAACCGCCACCGATACGCAACGCAGCGCCGCGCCGCGCCAGGCCATAGGCCACGGCACCGCAGGCCACCGCCAGATCCGGCTGGCTGTTATACAGCTGCTGCACCGCCTCCCCGCGCCACAGATTCAGCGTTTCGAGCAACCGCGTACTGATGGCTTCGCTGTTAAAGACGCCACCATTAAAGAGCACGGCATCGGGCACCGCAGCTGCATTCACATCACTCAGCCCCAGGGCGTCACGACAGGCCGCGCCATGACGACCCAGAAACTCGGCGATATGCTTGCTGATGGCGGCGTCCGCCGCATAGGGCAGACCAAATTCCACCACGGCGTTGCGCCGCTGTTGCGGCCGGGCACTGAAGGCTTCGATAGGGAAAAAGCCATCAAGCGCAATCGCGCGCACTTCGTCCCGGCTCAGCTCGCAGCTCTTGGCACCGCCAATCAGGGAGGCGCCGGCACCCAGTACCGTTACGGCGGCGCTGTCGGGGGCATTTTGCTGCAGCAGGCGTTCCTTGGCCTTGCGGGTCTGCTGGATCAACTGTGACAGGCTGGCGGCGCGCAGCTTCTTGCCACCGCGGGTAATGCGCTGCTCAGCCGTATGGGCCAGCGCCAGATCGATATTGTCGCCGCCGAGCATCAGGTGATCCCCCACCCCGACCCGGTTCAGTGTCAGGGCGCCGTCTTTTACCGCCACCTTGATCAGGCTGAGGTCCGTGGTGCCACCGCCGACATCACACACCAGCAGCAGGCGCACCTTATCCAGCAACGCCACCGCCTGCTGCTGGTTCTGCGCGTGCCAGTCGTAACAGGCCGCCTGGGGCTCCTCCACCAGCAGCACGTCGGGCAAGCCCGCCAGGGTCGCGGCCTCGACCGTCAGCGCCCGCGCGCCTTCATCGAAGGACGCCGGCACCGTGATAACAACCTCCTGCTGCTCCAGCCGATCGGCGGGATATTCATGGTTCCAGGCCTGGCGTACGTGACTCAGGTAACTGGCACTGGCCAGCACCGGGGAAACCCGGGCCACACCTTCGGCCGCCGCCCAAGGCAGAATGGCCGCACTCTGATCGACCTGGGTATGGGACAGCCAGCTCTTGGCACTGCTGACCTGCCGACCCTCCACCCTTGAACCCAGCTCCCGGGCCCACTCCCCCACCACCAGCTGATCCAGCTCGCCCGGCAATGCCGGTTTGGGCCAGGGCAGCAGCAGGTCTTCGGCCACCAGTTCACCCTCGGTGGGGTGGTAGCGGAACGACGGCAACAGCGGCTTTTTCGCCACTTCACCGGGTGCTACCAGCTGCTCGATTTCGAAAATCAAAGGCCGCGCCGCAGCGGCGCCCTGGCTGATATCCGCAAACGCCACCGCCGTGTGGGTGGTGCCAAGGTCAATGCCAACGATAAAGCGGGGAGACTGCATCCGTGTAATTATCCTTCCCTTACATCCAGTTCAACCTGCCAGCGCTGACCGCCGTCAAGCGCAATGGCTTCCAGGCGCAGAGTGCCAAGTTCCGTCACCCTTGAGGCCACCGTCACCGCGACCACCTCACCGCGCGTACGCCCTTCCACCGGCAGCTCCGCCTGCACCTCGGGCAGCTCTTCCAGTTCCTGCGGCTCCCAGTACTCAAGCAACATGCCGGCGGCGTCGTCACGCCGGGTGGTGGAGCCGAAGAAGCGAAAGCGCACCGGCGCCCCCACGACCAGACCAAACTCCAGCCCAGGCACGCTTACTTCAGTACCTTCTTCCATGCCAAAAGGTGCCACACAGAGCGCCTGCAACGGCGGTTCCATACCCGGAATGGCCGGCATAGAACTCTCGATACCCACGTAGAAGGCACTGGCGATACCGCCACGAATACGTACGCCCTGGCCACGGCGTACGGCACCGTAATAGGCCGAACCCCGGGCCACCGCCAGGTCCAGATCCAGCCCCGGCAGCAAGGTTGCCCTGGGGGCAGCGGCGTCATCCAGCCAGCTATTGATAATGCCCATCATGCGATCGGCCAGCAGCGGCGCCTTGAGCACACCGCCGTTGAACAGCACCCGGGTGGGGCGAATAAAGTCGTCGCCCTGTTCAGGCGTTTCTACCGCCTCGAACAGCTCATCGGCCGCGGCGTGCTGACGGCTCAGGAAAGCCGCCAGATGGCGCGAAATGCCGGCATCCTGCGCATAGGGCAAGCCCATGCGGGTCAGGGCGCTGCGGGTCTGCTGGGCCGGGTGCTCGGCGATGGACACCTGGGGGAAAAACCCGTCCACCAGAGTTTGCTGTACTTCTTCCTGGGTCAGTTCGGTACGCAGGGTGCCGCCGAGCAATTTCGAGCCGCGGCTCGGCACCGAGATGGCGACCGAGGCAAGCTCGGGATCTGCCAGCAGCGCTTCCTTGGCATCGCGGCAGCCCTGGGTAATACCCAGAACCTGCCAGGGCTGCAACTGGGTGCCCTGCTGGGCCAGCTTCGCCTTGAGGCGATAGGCCAGCGCCAGATCCATGTTGTCACCGCCGAGCAGTATATGATCCCCCACCGCCACACGGTTCAGCACCAGGTTGCCGTCGTCTTCGGTTACCGCCACCAGGGAAAAGTCGGAGGTACCGCCGCCTATATCCACCACCAGGATGATATCGCCCACGCCCACCTGGTCACGCCAGCTGCCGTTGCTGGCTTCAATCCAGCTGTATACCGCCGCCTGGGGCTCCTCGAGCAGGGTCAGATGCCTGAAGCCGACCTTGCTGGCAGCCTTGGCGGTCAACTCCCGTGCGGCCGGGTCAAAGGACGCAGGCACCGTAAGGGTGACATCCTGTTCGCTCAGCGGCGCCTCGGGATACCAGTAGTCCCAGGCCTCGCGCAGGTGCTCAAGGTAGAGGCCGGTGGCATCCAGCGGTGATACGCGGGGCACCTCCTCCGGGCTGTTCAGCGGCAGAAAGGCGGAATGACGGTCGACATCGCCGTGGCATAACCAGCTCTTGGCGCTGGAGACCAGGCGGATCGGGGTCTTGCTGCCCAGCTCGCGCGCCAGGGTACCCACGATCACCGGCGCCTGAGCCCAGGGCAGGCGAATCTCATCGGCCGACAGCTCGGCCTCATGGGCCTGATACAGGAAGGATGGCAGCTGCCATTTCTCGTCTATGGTACCGGGAGTCGTGAGTTGCGGAATCGGCATGACTTCGAGCCGCGGGGCTTCATCCGGCTGCGCGGTATCGGACTGCAGGTCGGCATAGGACAGCACACAGTGGGTGGTGCCAAGGTCTATACCGACGGCATAGCGGCTGGCGCCTGAATTCTGCTCGGTGGTCATAGCTCAACCTCTGCCGGGGCTATAACGCGGGTATCATGACCGGAGGCCAGCTTGGGCAATTTAACCTCGGTCACTTTCCAGCCACGGTGTACCAGGGTGCCGGTAAAGGGCGCCGTGCCCACGACATTGCCGGTCAGGCGCACTTCCTGGGCGTTAAAGCCTTCGGCCAGGGTAACGCGAGTCTCTTCATCCTCGGTACGCACCGGCTCCAGCCTAAAGTAGCTGTTCAGCGCTTTCTGGCTGCCCTCGTGCACTACACGGGCGGCGGCGCCAATATCGGCATCGGAGAAGCTGCCAAGGTCTTCACGCACGAAATCCACAAAGCGCGCTTCCTGCTGCAACAGCGACAACAGCTGCAGCGCCGTATCCGGGGTGATTTCCTTCAGCTGTACCGCAGCCTGGGGCGCGGGCTTGGCCTGCGCCGGCACCTGGGGCTCAGACGCGGGCGCGCTTTCGGCCTTGGCTGCTACCGCAGGCGCAGCAGCCGGAGCCTGCTCGGTAGCGGAATCCGTAGCGCCGCCGGTGCCCTTGGCCAGCCACAGAAGCAGTAATATCAATGCCAGCACCGCAAGGCCAAGGTGCCCCGCATCCAGAGTCGTCGGCATCATTGTCAGATTAAAAGTCATTCCAAGCTCCTGTTAATGTTCAAATCCCGGGCACCGAGGGCGCACATTGTACCCAAACAGACTCGGTGCGTTGAGATTTGATTATCAATCACCTATACCGCCACTTTGATTACGGCCATCGCCAGACTCGCCGGCGCCGCGCCATCGTCTGAAAAAGGCAGCAAAACGCAGGCCAGCGGGGCCTGCAATGCAGCT from Marinobacterium aestuarii includes these protein-coding regions:
- a CDS encoding DUF2760 domain-containing protein gives rise to the protein MTFNLTMMPTTLDAGHLGLAVLALILLLLWLAKGTGGATDSATEQAPAAAPAVAAKAESAPASEPQVPAQAKPAPQAAVQLKEITPDTALQLLSLLQQEARFVDFVREDLGSFSDADIGAAARVVHEGSQKALNSYFRLEPVRTEDEETRVTLAEGFNAQEVRLTGNVVGTAPFTGTLVHRGWKVTEVKLPKLASGHDTRVIAPAEVEL
- a CDS encoding M20/M25/M40 family metallo-hydrolase, with protein sequence MKSIRYALMAAVAAASPTGWTAVPIDTETLRSAVTVEGVRSHQLAFQDFADANGGTRAATTVGYDASATYVAQMMLDAGYDVSIEPFDFPYFEEFSPAKLEQTAPVPRVYPYADISGFVTMTYSGGGNVTATATGVDLQLPPGADANNSTSGCEATDFAGFPVGNIAVIQRGSCSFQLKALNAENAGAVGVVIFNEGQPGRTDAFNGTLSDPVVGIPVVGAAFSVGEDLAAGGVMAKLSVDAVSEIRTTDNVIAETLGGRDDRVVVVGAHLDSVPEGPGIQDNGSGSAAILEIALQMAAMTTEPRNKVRFAWWGAEESGLQGSQAYVDGLTPREIKNIALNLNFDMIGSPNFVRFVYDGDGSATEAAGPNGSSNIEQVFLDYFAAQALPVEATAFDGRSDYGPFIAAGIPAGGLFTGAEDIKSEEEAALYGGIAGEQYDPCYHLACDTYDNISLQALDQMSDAAAHAIYTFAMTTSSINGTDKGSDKAKKAAEALEYLGNKLRR
- a CDS encoding Hsp70 family protein, which codes for MQSPRFIVGIDLGTTHTAVAFADISQGAAAARPLIFEIEQLVAPGEVAKKPLLPSFRYHPTEGELVAEDLLLPWPKPALPGELDQLVVGEWARELGSRVEGRQVSSAKSWLSHTQVDQSAAILPWAAAEGVARVSPVLASASYLSHVRQAWNHEYPADRLEQQEVVITVPASFDEGARALTVEAATLAGLPDVLLVEEPQAACYDWHAQNQQQAVALLDKVRLLLVCDVGGGTTDLSLIKVAVKDGALTLNRVGVGDHLMLGGDNIDLALAHTAEQRITRGGKKLRAASLSQLIQQTRKAKERLLQQNAPDSAAVTVLGAGASLIGGAKSCELSRDEVRAIALDGFFPIEAFSARPQQRRNAVVEFGLPYAADAAISKHIAEFLGRHGAACRDALGLSDVNAAAVPDAVLFNGGVFNSEAISTRLLETLNLWRGEAVQQLYNSQPDLAVACGAVAYGLARRGAALRIGGGSARSYFMRLDDAQSGAAESPQGVCLLPRGAEEGQEIVLSERRFALRLGQPVRFHLLSSSADTAFKAGELVGLTDDSFVDLPPLMAALEHDKAAGKQAVDEVEVELVTRLTEVGTLKIECVALADSRQRWNVEFQIRRDLARQRAGKSALAELPAGFEAARALIEGVFGQSNKEFDPKAVKTLRNDLDKLLGKRDSWSTPLLRALFDSVLEGQAKRRRSEAHERVWFNLAGYGLRPGFGYPLDDWRIQQAWQLYDQGLQFDKGNPAWSNWWVFWRRAAGGLDQQQQQQLFDDMARYLDPAVLRNRKLLAELQTRSYDDMVQLVAGLERLPVDTKIQIGNWLLKRLEKKGEPGTSWWALGRIGARVLFHRSAHNVIPAEVATTWLQRLLKEDWKKNQQIAFAAVMLARMSGDRSRELEPDDRQRVIAKLQEAKAPALWIELVAEARELNDAETQLIFGEKLPSGLKLID
- a CDS encoding Hsp70 family protein; its protein translation is MTTEQNSGASRYAVGIDLGTTHCVLSYADLQSDTAQPDEAPRLEVMPIPQLTTPGTIDEKWQLPSFLYQAHEAELSADEIRLPWAQAPVIVGTLARELGSKTPIRLVSSAKSWLCHGDVDRHSAFLPLNSPEEVPRVSPLDATGLYLEHLREAWDYWYPEAPLSEQDVTLTVPASFDPAARELTAKAASKVGFRHLTLLEEPQAAVYSWIEASNGSWRDQVGVGDIILVVDIGGGTSDFSLVAVTEDDGNLVLNRVAVGDHILLGGDNMDLALAYRLKAKLAQQGTQLQPWQVLGITQGCRDAKEALLADPELASVAISVPSRGSKLLGGTLRTELTQEEVQQTLVDGFFPQVSIAEHPAQQTRSALTRMGLPYAQDAGISRHLAAFLSRQHAAADELFEAVETPEQGDDFIRPTRVLFNGGVLKAPLLADRMMGIINSWLDDAAAPRATLLPGLDLDLAVARGSAYYGAVRRGQGVRIRGGIASAFYVGIESSMPAIPGMEPPLQALCVAPFGMEEGTEVSVPGLEFGLVVGAPVRFRFFGSTTRRDDAAGMLLEYWEPQELEELPEVQAELPVEGRTRGEVVAVTVASRVTELGTLRLEAIALDGGQRWQVELDVREG